In the genome of Arabidopsis thaliana chromosome 4, partial sequence, the window ATCTCTCTTCACGTTAGCTTTTCCGATCGCCGTGACGGCTCTTGTCCTCTACCTACGCTCAGCCGTATCAATGTTTTTCTTGGGTCAACTTGGTGACCTCGAATTAGCCGCCGGTTCACTCGCCATTGCCTTTGCTAACATAACCGGTTACTCTGTTTTATCCGGTTTAGCTCTTGGTATGGAACCACTCTGTTCTCAAGCCTTCGGTGCTCACCGCTTCAAACTCCTTTCCCTAACCCTCCATCGAACCGTGGTTTTTCTCTTGGTTTGTTGCGTACCGATCTCGGTTCTCTGGTTTAACGTCGGCAAAATATCGGTTTACCTTCACCAAGACCCCGACATCGCGAAATTAGCTCAGACATATCTCATCTTCTCCCTACCTGATCTTCTCACCaacactcttcttcatccaatCAGAATCTACCTTCGTGCTCAAGGCATCATTCACCCCGTAACCCTAGCTTCTCTCTCCGGCGCTGTTTTTCACCTCCCGGCTAATCTTTTCTTAGTCTCTTACCTCCGTCTTGGTTTAACCGGCGTAGCAGTCGCTTCCTCCATCACAAACATCTTCGTCGTTGCTTTCCTCGTTTGCTACGTCTGGGCGAGTGGTCTTCACGCGCCTACATGGACTGACCCGACCCGTGATTGTTTCCGCGGGTGGGCTCCGTTGCTGCGTCTCGCGGGACCAAGCTGTGTCTCCGTGTGTTTGGAATGGTGGTGGTACGAGATCATGATCGTTTTGTGTGGTTTGCTCGTGAATCCAAGATCGACGGTGGCTGCTATGGGCGTTTTGATCCAGACGACGTcgtttctttatgttttccCGTCTTCTCTTAGCTTTGCTGTCTCAACTAGAGTCGGAAACGAACTTGGAGCCAACCGTCCCAAGACAGCAAAGCTAACGGCTACGGTGGCTATCGTTTTCGCGGCGGTTACAGGGATTATAGCGGCGGCGTTTGCTTACTCAGTCAGAAACGCTTGGGGAAGGATTTTCACCGGAGACAAAGAGATACTCCAGCTAACAGCGGCGGCGTTACCGATATTAGGTCTATGCGAGATCGGAAACTGTCCTCAGACGGTGGGATGCGGCGTCGTGAGAGGAACAGCACGACCGTCAACGGCGGCGAACGTGAACCTTGGAGCGTTTTATCTGGTGGGCATGCCGGTGGCAGTGGGTCTCGGGTTTTGGGCCGGAATTGGGTTTAATGGGCTTTGGGTAGGACTACTTGCGGCGCAGATTAGCTGCGCAGGTCTTATGATGTACGTGGTGGGGACCACAGATTGGGAATCGGAGGCTAAGAAGGCGCAGACGCTAACGTGCGCTGAGACTGTAGAGAATGATATTATTAAGGCGGTGGTGGCGAGTACTATAGACGGTGAGTGCGATGAGGCTGAGCCGTTGATTCGCATCACGGTgctttattaatattaattaagacaaaacaaaacaaaattataatcatcatAATTATTCCCATCTCTTTTCCATAGAAGGAGAAAGTTTTGCCTTTCTTTGagaaatttaacattttcttctttttttgtacttaaaaatttctttttttttatctccttATTTTTTCCGATGCCCTTATGATTGGCCGTTTATATGGAGTAtctatgagttttttttttataaactacTACATATGCTAAATACTTGAATAAACTCACATgaatgcaaaaaaataatcacatgattttttttttgctcacaACTAAACATTTAATTACACCCAATCTGAGACAAAAGATGTTGGGACCATATAGCTGGAGCGACAGAGaattaattcaaaataatttttgaaatgtttttgtaagtTAATAAGATAATATGGAGAGAAGAATTCACTGTTGAATTGTAGAgacttattattatttgaaggaaaaaatcttactaataaatagaaaaaaatgggtgataaaaaaaggaaagagagtaATATGGTAATTTGGAAAAAAGTGGCAACCCTGTGGGAAACAAAAACTTGTGTCTCAAAGATTCAGACAGGTCTGAATGAATGTTTTGGATTCCCTATAGACTATAGAGTGCTGTTTTGTTcagagatgagagagagagtgagtgaGAGATATCAAGTCCCAAGGACCATTGTATTGCATCATCTCATAAATTATTcctacattttatttttattctcatcataaattattttatccaTATAATTCTGCATTTCGATGGGTATGGTTTCTAGtttattattcttattatataaaaaataaagttttaaagtTGACGATAAAATATGTTATGTAAACTTCactatagatattttttttccatttcattCTATCATAGTGAAATTTGAGAATGTACATTGTATAAGAtcatacacttttttttttgtcgacaaAAATCATACACTGAAAAACAATGAAAGTTgttacaaatataaacaaacaataaatcaaatataacaCTTTCTCCTGTTGTTTAGAACCTTTTCATATGCATATCAGCATATGCATTAACAAATTATTGTGATGTATTATGATTTCATACTGAAAATTAACGAATTcgttgtaaaataaaataaaaattaattcattgtaaaataaaataaaaattaatcaagAGATACCTTATGAATTTGATGTGTTGTTAATTTccaattattaaatataatatattccccttctttttctttagataTCTTTATTAGTGGTGCCAGGAGAGATTTAATACAATGATTTAATGCTATAGTTCATAAATTTTGTCAGtgcaataattaatttattagtaCCACATCCTCATTTTTTGGGCATAATTTGGCACCACATTTATAAGTTAGATAAAAATAGAATGCCCAGCTGCGATCCATAATACCCACTGTACATCataatgtttatatatgtttctgaATACCATAGTTTACATTGGTAATGCACAAAGGgatttatattattacattgagttataaatattatttgatattcactaatattcaataaaaatgGTGGTACTGCCTCCTCTCAGAATAACTTCGTACTACTAAAATCTTATATGACAAATTGGGTACCAATTATTGAAGTACTGAACTTATCCTCTGAAgcataattacaaaaaaaaaatgaggaaatgaggacaaattttgaaaacagtggaagaatctttttaatttttcattcaatttcAACAAAGTGCAAACAAATTTTTCAGGaactatttaatattttcgtACCAACCAACTGAGAATCAATCTTTAATTCCATACCAAGAACATACACAAAATTATTGTAGTATTAAAAGATCACAGTTTGCAAAGTGAAacgttgattttttttttttttaaaacctacAAATTTTACTATCAATCCGataggataaaaaaaaaaaaaattccactGTGGTCTTTATTTGGCCACATCTCCATATACAGATTTGTGACAGAAGCATCTCCGAAATTTTCATGAACCATCATTATTTCGGGTGATATATAGTACTATAACATTAATAAGCCTTCAATTCTTATTCAAACCTTAATATAGCTAGCTAGGtgttatatatagaaactatAGACCTATTTCTCAGGTTTTCTCATTCTATGAATCACCTAGAATGAAAAAGATTCcgttttgatgaaaaaagaatCTAAGATGTGAAAAAGTGTAATAAATggtgaaaaatatatagatcaagaaagaagaaaagggttggagccaaaagaaagaagaagttaatTTCACTGCCCCCAAAATAGATAACATATGTGTGGgggagagaggaagagagagagaagacaaaagtagttgagagagagagagagagagaaagtgaagaagaagcagaacagTGGCAGATGTCCCACAAATTAAGACAGAGCACAAGTTATATAATTGGAGTGGACTGCTCACATTCCACACGAGGGGGCCTCCCTTTATTTAGTTacccttctcttcttcttactcaCTATTTATTAAATTGACCTCTAAATTTTATGTAACTGAGAAGCAAGGATATTGCAATGGACTACTTAGTTCATCTATATCTTTTTCTGTTAGCCAAAACTTACTTAAAGCACTTACAAGCTACTTGATGAACTAATCCGATATATATAGTTCagtttttatagattttgCGGCCAACAACAATGCACTGATGAAAGAAGTAAGGATATTGCAATGGACTTCGACACGATACTTGACCAATCAACTAGCTAAAGACCTAAGAAAGTACATTCAAAGTTTCAGAGTCAACAATATAAGTGTATTAAATGCTTGGTCTATATATGTGTTGCTTTATATCAACTTATTGTTAGTAATGTTAGATGAAATGTAATGAGATATCAAATGCAAAATTTTAAACTCAATCATAAGTTTTCACGTTATTTGTAAAAGTTTACTTATCATATTagttatgaaacaaaaattaaatcctaattaaaataatagttttttatagattatataCTTAACTATGGTTTTGTTGGTATACCAAAGAAAAGTTATTGAAAAGATATGATTACgcagattaaaaaaatagcaCTATATTCTTGTGAGTGTTCTCTAATTTGAAGAATCTAATATTCTGTCGAAACATTAGTTAATCATATAATTGTGTCAACTCAATTTAATCATGTACAAATTTGACATTTGAGTGCTTATAGTACAATTGTAGTAGTCCACATTCTAACTAAATCCTGCTAAAACCTCAGTGCACTAATGATAATGTAAACTAATatgaaaactatttattaatttgattgGGGACAAATCCATCTAATTAAGAACCTTGGTGGATGCTGTGTttcacatatattataattggTGGGAgctgtgtatatatattgtatctATATGTCTTTcgacaaaaaaatgtatctaTAAGTCAAAGTTATTTTATAGCTTATCTTCCTTAGCAGATCAGCTCtctatatgtataattatttataaatatctaGCCACTCAAActatagaatatatatatccGAGTGTATCTATATGTGCATGACCATTAGCAAAAGCTATCTTTTCATGTCACATGGGTTCCATTTATGGTAACAATCCATCCCAATTTATAGCCAATAGTGGACAAACATGTGATAACAAgaccacaaacaaaaatacataatacaaaattaaataatcaataaaaatgaaaggaCATAAACCAAACCACCATGCCATGAGAGACCAAAACACATGCACATACATGGGAGCCTACACAAGCATGTTTTGGCGAATGCCCTAATTTATTTGTCCACCTTGTAACCAACACTTTCACAATCTTATACCCATCGTTGTCTTATAAttcccaaaaataaataataaagatgAGACATTAACccattttaagaaaatatactccacaaaattatatattatctaacatttcacatttttaagAGATTTAAGTTACAATTGGTCATCGTACTTTCAGGCAAAGGTTATCCTAGACAAAATCTTGAGACTAGTTCAATCAAGATTCAAACATGTTCTTACGTGTTATGTACctttagggtttttaaaaaataaaaaattgtaatagtAATGACATATATAGCAGTGATGTAGATTAAACATGGCCTAATTTCCATGTATACGTCatacgtatatatattgtCCATCCCATGAACgtaaaacttaaatatttatcaaattaacTTAGAATAGTTAAGTGAAGATAGTTAAATGTTTATCATATTATAAATTCGAACTCAGTACTATACGTTTAGCGCAATATTCATATAGCAAAATCTGGAACTTGTATCTACCACACAACTTCTGCagtgatgataaaaaaatatgaggtACCGACCCAACATGTTCTTGTTctgaatttataaattataattaacttactaaatattatatagataCGTACATATTGCAAGTTGcatgtatatatgatattaatatataaagaatttttgtatattaagAAGATGTCGTAAGTATGATTTATGAACACATGACTTGCCTGTGGGACACTCTTTTCTCCACATGTTTCCCTTTTCTTGCTCTTTTTAGGGCTTTTTCACCAGaccttttgttctttctttctttctcaattcACATGtcttgattttgaaatatgtAGACCCAATAACTTGACTCTCCTTAATTATTTGACCAACACGATTAAACCTGTAAGGGTAAAATAAGCAAATCATCGATTATGATATATGGATATATGctgctgttttttttgtttcaatacgTCTAGAGTCAGATTGGATTTAGATCTTTATCATTGACCATTGTAGGGATCTCAcatgaaaatgagaaagaaagaagaacaaaaaactagaaaaCCTACAATAATGTGGGTGATCGACTCATTGACCATTGACTTTTAGTCCAAAGTCGATAAACCTTATATAAGAGTCCAgtaattattcaaataatgTGGTCTAAATCTGTGCTGTTGTTGATTCTAAAGTGGGTTTCAGTTTGAGATGAAAACGCCACAATCTCGAAGAAACACTAACGATCTTGAAGACCAATTCATGCATTGCCAATTGGTTTTCATTTTGAGACTCATATAACTTAAACACGAACAAATTCACATAGAATTTTGAACGAAGAACTGAAGATAAATACAGATGATTTCTCAAGTTCATCAACCAAACTGTTAGATGTACATCTCCGTGGATGAAACCGTTAAAATTCACTACATTGGATTAGAAACCCAATCACTTATCTGATATTTTTTGTCGGATAATTCCATTTCTGATTATCCGGAAACCAAGCCGTTTCAAGGACcgtaaaagtatatatatattggttaaTTAAGTCTATGTTCGTTTCTAGTTAGGGTTAGCCTTTTCTGATGTCTGAAGGATACCCAAGGCCATCGTCCCATGGTTTTTAAATGGATAAACATGGCCTAATAATAGTCGCcatgtaaaataaaatcaaaagaatgaaTCGGCCCATTTCAAGGACTCACTTACCTAGGCAAGGAGAATTTTAACTTTACTATTCATGTAAGTTGTAAATGGGCCTAGTGTAATGAATAAAAAGTCCATTATGGATTCTAACCAACTTTTAGACGACAGATAGAAGACCAAACCATTGCTCACCAAACGTTGACAAAAATTTATCACTAAAATACTGCTAAATCATGATTATAATAACTTTGTAAGTAAATCAAATTGAAAGTCTtccactaaaaaaaaaaaaactttctaaaTCTATTATAAAGATCAAAGTCAGTAAAAACCGGAATGGACGTTATCTGGCATAGTCTTGGACCCAAGCCCACGCCAATtctcttagattttttttttttttgggacaaaataCATTCAAGTCAAAACCAGCAAAATGGATTTGGATCGATCCAGTAAATTACCAAAAGAACCACCTTGCTGATCCCAAAAGCATATAGAGTTCACGTGCAAAAACAAGGTACCCAATAATTGAAAATCTTGAGGTAATAAAATCGTGTAGAAGAAAAAACGACGAACAAGTGTACGgcgaattgaagaagaaggaccgCAAGGGAAAACAAATGGCCGAAGACTTTTTAGTTCCATAAACATATAAGAGATACGTGACCTCACTCtagattctcttcttcatctacctTTTTTAACTTCTCTAGCTCGTTAAAACTTTTCAAATAGCTTTTTCAATTTCCACCATTTATAATGTATCTCGTTACATTATTACTTTTACATCACCGTATATTTTAGAATAAACCTTTATCTTTTTAGTTGAAGCATTTTACTTCATTCATAAATTAAGTAATTTTCAAATTCGAAACGAAATCCAAAATTTACAACTATAGTGTTAAATTTGTCTTCCTTAATAAACACAAGTTCATGAAATTCAACTTTTGGAAAATGGTGATGATAAATTTGGCTTtgggtttcaatttttttttacataagtTTCACTTTCACATATCTTTAAACTAGACGTTTGAATATTAAACATCAATCTCCACTGAGTGATGAATAGAAGTAAACAGGCGTATAAGAAGAATATGATaaaattgataagaaaaatattcctTTTGCTATaatcttcaaagaaaaataaaataggtTGGCTGGTCTCAACTCTCCAGAAATTTCGTTTTCAACTTTACAGATTTACATAGTTTTGGGTAGAGAAAATGACAAAGCCTGTGAACTAAAAATTGACATGTTAGTGCTCCAGTGAAGTGGAATCTCTGCCTGCAATATCTCTTTTATCTAAAACagaattacttttttttttaatctttatttctCAAAAGAGTTCATAGTTTCAGATGAAAATATGGGGTTGCGATATTTTGGAGTTTTGGACTATatagtttgaatttttggaCTATGCTAATTGGTAAATATGTTCATGAATAGcaaacgtttttttcttctaacgATTATTTATcatacaacaattttttaCGCAACATTTTGAGTtattctttgacaaaaaaaaacacattttgagttatattaaactatatatagaatataattttatatcatcattatTTGCTTATAATATAAGGCGGCCAAGAGCGTTACGTTCTCCTTTCCACTGTATTTTACTGCCAATTTTTCCCTTTTACCAgaactttataaaaagttaattaagTTGGGTTTCCAAGGCATATACATATCGCATCATAATATGTAGAAACAATAGACAACACATCAtaatgtataagaaaatatattacaagaaaattTCGAAGCAAAAAATACAGTGTTAAGTTAACACTGTTAAGCAGTTGTTTAATTCAAGACTTTGTAACTTTTTCTATTCAATAATGACgttaagagaaaaagaatttattttcaGTTCCTCTTCTCTTACTAGTTTCTTTTTatagaaaccaaaataaagttactgatctaatttttaaaaagggaCAATTGCATGGGAATGTCAATATGATTACGCAAACAACTTCTGCAGATAAAAATGGTTTGCAGAAAATGGAAAGCACCTATCCATCATAGCTATCTTGGAAGTCTcgttatttcaaaaatatttctctcctttttattttcagctACTTATTAATtccataatatttttatattaatatatttcaaaaaaatccagattttatttctatttttagaactataaatcaagaaattatctatgtaatgttaaattcctatttttttttagttattatagAAACTGAAAATGGTCTAATTCATACGAAGTCGATTTTTCTCACGGCATATTATGTAAACCATGAATGTATTTTATTAGTGATTCGTAAACCCTAAGTTTCatatacaataaaaacaaaaatggaacCTAAATTACGAATAACCTTTATCACTATACGATAAAGTATAAAACACTAATAAATGGACCCTATTACGACCAATCGTACCAATATTTGGTCgtatctttcatttttatttatttacagatttgtaaattttaaaatagacaCTTTTGTGTTggtcaataaaaaaatagactaaaataaaaaatgtatttacaagtgaaaccaaactaaaaccaTTATGAGAAAGAATCTCACAAAATTGACCAGagtaaagagagagacaaaaatggGTCGAGCAACGAGGTGGTTCAAGGGTTTGTTCGGAATCAAACCTTCCTCTTGTTCCGGCACCGACTCCGGCACTATTTCTAACCGCCTTGACCGCTCTTTATGCGACAGCTACGAGACTATACCACCTAACATCTCCGAGAAAGAAGCTGCGTGGCTAAGGTCCTTCTACGCAGCGGGAGAGGAGGAAAAAGAGCGTAGAACGCATGCAATTGCGGTTGCTGCCGCGACAGCTGCTGCAGCTGACGCAGCGGTTGCGGCGGCTAAAGCGGCTGCTGCGGTTGTTAGGCTCCAAGGTCAAGGCAAGAGTGGTCCGTTAGGAGGTGGCAAAAGCCGTGAGCATCGTGCTGCTATGCAGATCCAATGTGCCTTTAGAGGCTACTTGGTACTAAcacaatttttcaatttttctaatcatttcaatatttttaatctttatgtATTTGAGCCGTTACATTTTTGTAACGTAAAAGGCGAGAAAAGCGTTGAGAGCGTTGAGAGGAGTGGTGAAGATTCAAGCTTTAGTGAGAGGTTTTTTGGTACGGAATCAAGCGGCGGCGACTCTCCGGAGTATGGAAGCACTTGTTAGAGCTCAGAAAACTGTTAAGATTCAAAGAGCTCTCCGTCGTAACGGAAATGCTGCTCCGGCGAGAAAATCCACGGTAACACTTACTTTTCCGGTTTGGCCGTACcgagtttatttatttatttttatattaagcATACTTAGCAATCAAATCTGTTTAGAGTTCcataatttgatatatcaaACATAGAGatcattttaaataattttctcgggtcaaaagaaaataatcttaaaatgtaaaaagattgaaactgtTTAACCTTTATGtaaaaagttgaaatcttCTTAAACTAGTTTGTAAGCAGATAAACACTTTTTTAACTAGGCTGTAAAAGTGTTGATGTAACTTTTTACAGGAAAGATTCTCCGGATCTTTGGAGAATCGAAACAACGGCGAAGAGACAGCTAAGATAGTGGAGGTAGATACAGGGACCCGACCCGGGACTTACAGAATCCGAGCACCCGTTTTATCCGGGTCGGATTTCTTAGACAACCCGTTTCGACGTACGCTTTCTTCACCGCTCTCGGGTCGAGTCCCACCGCGTCTATCAATGCCTAAACCTGAATGGGAAGAGTGCAGTAGCAAGTTCCCGACGGCGCAGAGCACACCTCGTTTTTCTGGTGGGTCTCCGGCGAGGAGCGTGTGCTGCTCTGGTGGCGGAGTAGAGGCGGAGGTGGATACAGAGGCTGATGCTAACCGGTTCTGTTTCTTGTCGGGGGAATTTAACTCGGGTTACATGGCGGATACAACGTCGTTTAGGGCGAAACTGAGGTCGCATAGTGCACCGAGACAGAGACCAGAGAGTAATGCTTCAGCTGGCGGATGGAGGAGGAGTATCGGCGGCGGTGGTGTTAGGATGCAGAGACAGTCGTGTTCGGGTGTCAGAGAAGCTGTGGTCGGGAATATCGAGAGGCGTAGGATGCGTTGGTGATTCTTATTTCCATAATTATTATCCGTTTAGTTTTGGTTAATTAGGGGAGTaatgttattaatttaatatagtttGATATTATTATAGTTTTCTAAGTTTCACtgacaaaatttaaaattgttgtttcttgtatGCTACATATTCTATTTCTATGTAAGTTTTTTGCTACGgataatttacatttttattagcTTAACTAAAATTATCcgagtttttttatattcgGTGTTGAGAAAACGGTACTGATCGGTTAGTAAACAATTATTGGTTCGGTTAAATATACCAAACCAATATTATCGGCTACAACGCATGCAAGAGACTATTTTGTAAACAACCACTTAAACATAAACACGTGTTAACGCGATTCACATCAACGCGTGTGGAAAAAGGAAAGTTGCTTCCTTCGTTCTTAATCCCTTCTCTGTGAACACAAAAACGcgaaataacaaacaaaaaccaatacAAGTGATTTCCATTATTTCTCGTCTACGTATACAATTGATCTTCCCCCATCTCCAATTCAGATTTGGACAGAGGTATTTTTTGATCCGATTCTTACGAATCCTGAATCTTCCTCGTAGATTAATCGATCGATCGGTTCTTAATTCGCGGAAAATTGTTTCAGTAACCTGTGATCGTGTCGGTTGGGGTAGAAGAGATCGAAGTGGGAGCAAAATCATGATGAATCGGCTATTCGGGAAACCCAAGCAGGAGGCTAATGCTCTCCAAACTTTAGACAAGCTTAACGAGGTATCATCTACTTAtctacttctctctctcaatttaCGTTCGATCTGAAAGAAATATCGATCTCTCTGTGTACTGATCTCTGTACTGTTTGTTTAATCTTAAACTTAAATCACCATAAGACATCACTTCAAATCCGATTCTCGTTTATATTTAATACTCAAAAACGATTGAATTGGGGATTTCTGAGTACAATTTATATGATCGTTTGCTTTTAAAccatattcaaattttgttgatttgttcaTTGCAGACGCTTGAGATGCtagagaaaaaggagaaagtaCTCTTGAAGAAAGCTGGTGCAGAGGT includes:
- the ADS1 gene encoding MATE efflux family protein (MATE efflux family protein; FUNCTIONS IN: antiporter activity, drug transmembrane transporter activity, transporter activity; INVOLVED IN: drug transmembrane transport, transmembrane transport; LOCATED IN: membrane; EXPRESSED IN: shoot apex, embryo, hypocotyl, root; EXPRESSED DURING: E expanded cotyledon stage; CONTAINS InterPro DOMAIN/s: Multi antimicrobial extrusion protein MatE (InterPro:IPR002528); BEST Arabidopsis thaliana protein match is: MATE efflux family protein (TAIR:AT5G19700.1); Has 10278 Blast hits to 10238 proteins in 1962 species: Archae - 240; Bacteria - 7294; Metazoa - 150; Fungi - 320; Plants - 1306; Viruses - 0; Other Eukaryotes - 968 (source: NCBI BLink).) produces the protein MCNPSTTTTTTGSENQESRTGLFLDLFSINSFEPTKRNLRHCENRGSPLMAEAVTEAKSLFTLAFPIAVTALVLYLRSAVSMFFLGQLGDLELAAGSLAIAFANITGYSVLSGLALGMEPLCSQAFGAHRFKLLSLTLHRTVVFLLVCCVPISVLWFNVGKISVYLHQDPDIAKLAQTYLIFSLPDLLTNTLLHPIRIYLRAQGIIHPVTLASLSGAVFHLPANLFLVSYLRLGLTGVAVASSITNIFVVAFLVCYVWASGLHAPTWTDPTRDCFRGWAPLLRLAGPSCVSVCLEWWWYEIMIVLCGLLVNPRSTVAAMGVLIQTTSFLYVFPSSLSFAVSTRVGNELGANRPKTAKLTATVAIVFAAVTGIIAAAFAYSVRNAWGRIFTGDKEILQLTAAALPILGLCEIGNCPQTVGCGVVRGTARPSTAANVNLGAFYLVGMPVAVGLGFWAGIGFNGLWVGLLAAQISCAGLMMYVVGTTDWESEAKKAQTLTCAETVENDIIKAVVASTIDGECDEAEPLIRITVLY
- the IQD25 gene encoding IQ-domain 25 (IQ-domain 25 (IQD25); CONTAINS InterPro DOMAIN/s: IQ calmodulin-binding region (InterPro:IPR000048); BEST Arabidopsis thaliana protein match is: IQ-domain 26 (TAIR:AT3G16490.1); Has 784 Blast hits to 779 proteins in 46 species: Archae - 0; Bacteria - 0; Metazoa - 25; Fungi - 2; Plants - 731; Viruses - 0; Other Eukaryotes - 26 (source: NCBI BLink).), which codes for MRKNLTKLTRVKRETKMGRATRWFKGLFGIKPSSCSGTDSGTISNRLDRSLCDSYETIPPNISEKEAAWLRSFYAAGEEEKERRTHAIAVAAATAAAADAAVAAAKAAAAVVRLQGQGKSGPLGGGKSREHRAAMQIQCAFRGYLARKALRALRGVVKIQALVRGFLVRNQAAATLRSMEALVRAQKTVKIQRALRRNGNAAPARKSTERFSGSLENRNNGEETAKIVEVDTGTRPGTYRIRAPVLSGSDFLDNPFRRTLSSPLSGRVPPRLSMPKPEWEECSSKFPTAQSTPRFSGGSPARSVCCSGGGVEAEVDTEADANRFCFLSGEFNSGYMADTTSFRAKLRSHSAPRQRPESNASAGGWRRSIGGGGVRMQRQSCSGVREAVVGNIERRRMRW